A single window of Vibrio campbellii CAIM 519 = NBRC 15631 = ATCC 25920 DNA harbors:
- a CDS encoding GNAT family N-acetyltransferase, with protein sequence MVREATKDDCVKLAALSIKVWLDTYAREGIKTEYAEYVLSTFTATYFLEILDTIKYRVFVSEEQEVIQGYVMVNLESHYQTSSNGFEVEKLYVDNTFKGKGLGRKLLNEVENQLGNKYWLYTWVENESNGFYEHLGLSRIGLLTFEFAGASIENNVYQSAHT encoded by the coding sequence ATGGTTAGGGAAGCGACAAAAGACGATTGCGTAAAATTAGCGGCATTGTCCATTAAAGTTTGGCTAGACACATATGCTCGAGAAGGTATCAAAACTGAATACGCTGAGTATGTCTTGTCTACTTTCACTGCAACCTACTTCTTAGAAATATTGGATACGATTAAATATCGTGTGTTTGTAAGTGAAGAACAGGAAGTTATTCAAGGCTATGTAATGGTTAATCTTGAATCGCATTATCAAACGTCCAGTAATGGCTTTGAAGTCGAAAAACTATATGTCGATAACACTTTCAAAGGGAAAGGGTTAGGTCGAAAGCTCTTGAATGAAGTCGAAAACCAGTTGGGTAATAAATACTGGCTTTACACTTGGGTTGAAAATGAATCCAATGGATTTTATGAGCATCTTGGGTTAAGTCGAATAGGACTTCTAACCTTTGAGTTTGCAGGTGCTTCAATAGAAAATAACGTGTATCAGTCAGCCCACACATAA
- a CDS encoding GNAT family N-acetyltransferase, which produces MIREIKEDDFELFWPCFKQIIEEQETYAFDPTMTYQEAFELWCKAPLKTFVYVEGDQVLGSYYIRRNAQGPSSHICNCGFMVQGQSRGKGIAKKLCEHSVETAINLGFRAMQFNSVVSSNEVAVNLWKKLGFTIIGTIPLAYLHRKLGYVDSFIMHKTLVSEVEDSIVNVYS; this is translated from the coding sequence GTGATAAGAGAAATAAAAGAAGACGACTTTGAACTATTCTGGCCATGCTTCAAACAGATAATCGAAGAACAAGAAACGTATGCATTCGATCCTACAATGACATATCAGGAGGCCTTCGAACTATGGTGTAAGGCCCCATTAAAGACATTTGTTTATGTAGAAGGTGACCAAGTTCTAGGCAGTTACTACATAAGACGAAATGCACAAGGACCTAGTAGTCATATCTGCAACTGTGGTTTCATGGTGCAAGGTCAGTCTCGTGGTAAAGGAATTGCAAAAAAGTTGTGTGAGCACTCGGTCGAAACTGCCATTAATTTGGGTTTTAGGGCTATGCAATTTAATTCTGTAGTGTCCTCGAATGAAGTGGCGGTTAACTTATGGAAGAAACTGGGTTTTACCATAATAGGCACGATTCCCTTAGCCTATCTTCACCGAAAGCTTGGTTATGTTGATAGTTTTATAATGCACAAAACACTAGTCAGTGAAGTCGAAGATTCTATCGTGAATGTATACTCGTAA
- a CDS encoding LysR family transcriptional regulator yields MKTNLDLNLLVVFLEVYRLRSITLASESLGLTQPGVSAALKRLQSQLGAPLFVREGRGISPTHAAIKLANEIEPALTAVESALGNVADFDVQNHHTFTVYVNEIIMHMVRNKIELDPTMGNCKINFHMTPNTEGELLSQLSLHKADLAIDIGLRSNPSFTYQSYIDDEVVVVCRKDHPHIQQTITQAQFYAEKIIFMQKRRIDLLEMNYFSDERFLPKDVDCETASVLSILALVSESDAVAPVSLLMANKYASLFNLQILPLPFSSKPFQHVMMWHKRDDHNSANQWLRNKLCDVLRR; encoded by the coding sequence GTGAAAACAAATTTAGATTTGAATTTGCTGGTGGTTTTTTTAGAGGTGTATCGGCTTCGTTCCATCACATTAGCGTCGGAATCACTAGGTTTAACGCAACCTGGAGTAAGTGCTGCGTTAAAGCGGCTGCAATCCCAGCTGGGTGCGCCTCTTTTTGTTAGAGAAGGGCGCGGAATTAGCCCAACACATGCTGCAATAAAGCTAGCGAATGAAATCGAACCTGCGCTAACGGCGGTAGAGAGTGCGCTGGGCAATGTCGCGGATTTTGATGTCCAAAATCATCACACGTTTACAGTTTATGTAAATGAGATAATTATGCATATGGTCAGAAACAAAATTGAGCTCGACCCAACGATGGGTAACTGCAAAATTAATTTCCATATGACGCCCAATACAGAAGGTGAGTTGTTATCTCAGTTAAGCTTACACAAAGCAGATTTGGCCATTGATATTGGTTTGCGCAGTAATCCGTCTTTTACCTATCAATCCTATATCGATGATGAAGTTGTTGTCGTGTGTCGTAAAGATCATCCCCACATTCAACAGACAATCACTCAAGCGCAGTTTTATGCAGAAAAAATTATTTTTATGCAAAAGAGGCGAATCGACTTACTCGAAATGAATTATTTCTCTGATGAACGTTTTCTGCCAAAAGACGTAGACTGTGAAACCGCATCCGTTCTTTCAATATTAGCGTTAGTGTCAGAGAGTGACGCTGTTGCTCCTGTAAGTCTACTGATGGCCAATAAATACGCCTCGTTGTTTAACTTACAAATTCTGCCATTGCCGTTTTCCTCCAAGCCTTTTCAACACGTTATGATGTGGCATAAGCGCGATGACCATAACTCAGCTAATCAATGGTTGAGAAATAAACTTTGTGATGTCTTGCGACGTTGA
- a CDS encoding DUF2938 family protein, which produces MFYYPHHQRSSYLLHLLFISVFSGLCLDLGSNLYLLFSDHPLNNFESLGRYLVYITQGHPLVESIQQVPAVPHDVLIGWIMHFSVSLAYTVFYISFVEKGLFLKPSLKKSLVYAWSLLFFPLVVVSYAFGEGFFHVNSPNTIQAILFSIYCHSCYGIGLFITTKVLYKSRLEIFKEAKEHHAKVASTEG; this is translated from the coding sequence ATGTTCTATTACCCCCATCACCAGCGTTCATCCTACCTTCTTCACCTTCTGTTTATTAGTGTTTTTAGTGGCCTTTGCTTAGATCTTGGAAGTAACTTGTATCTATTGTTCAGTGATCATCCACTGAACAACTTTGAGAGCCTAGGCCGTTATTTGGTTTATATTACTCAAGGGCATCCTTTGGTTGAATCTATACAACAAGTGCCTGCAGTCCCACATGATGTTCTCATAGGTTGGATTATGCACTTTAGCGTGAGCTTAGCTTATACTGTTTTTTATATTAGCTTTGTCGAGAAAGGATTGTTTCTAAAACCGAGCCTTAAAAAGTCACTCGTCTACGCATGGTCATTGTTATTTTTCCCTTTAGTTGTAGTCAGCTATGCCTTTGGTGAAGGCTTTTTCCATGTGAATAGCCCTAATACTATCCAAGCAATTTTATTTTCTATTTATTGTCATTCTTGCTACGGCATTGGTCTGTTTATTACAACTAAAGTGCTCTACAAAAGCCGATTAGAGATTTTCAAAGAAGCGAAAGAACATCACGCAAAGGTAGCCAGTACCGAGGGATAA
- a CDS encoding leukocidin family pore-forming toxin: MPKFNRSAIAIMTILSAISSPTLLANINEPSGEAANIISQAADSHAMKYYNAADWQAEDNALPSLAELRDLVINQQKSVLFDFSQNSDADGQAEMQAQFRKTYGVGFANQFIFITEHKGELLFTPFEHSEEVDPKLLEAPLTTRSGLKSTAPTNSETSTLPHVAFYISVNRPISDEECTFDNSWLWKDEKGSRPFCKDANISLIYRVNLERSLQYGIVGSATPNAKIVRISLDDDSSGAGIHLNDQLSYRRFGASYTTLDAYFREWSTDAIAQDYRFVFKTSNNKAEILETFPIDNLNVKYEKRKQSGFELGVTGGAEVSEDGPKAKLEARASITQSRWLTYNTQDYRVERNAKNAQTVSFTWNRQEYATAESLLNRSTDALWVDTYPVDVNRISPLSYASFVPKMDVIYKASDTETGSTDFIIDSSVNIRPIYNGAYKHYYVVGAHQSYHGFENSPRRRITKSASFTVDWDHPVFTGGRPVNLQLASFNNRCVQVDAQSRLTANTCDDQQSAQSFIYDQLGRYVSASNTELCLDGAALDVLQTCNQNLTQRWEWRKNTDELTNVYSGESLGHDKQTGELGLYASSNDAVSLRTITAYTNVFNVQKSSPILGYTQGKMNQQSVGQNYRLYVREGSAIDALGTASDLLVGGNGGSLTSVDLSGVKSITATSGDFQYGGQQLVALTFTYQDGRQQMVGSKAHVTNAHEDRFDLPDAAKITQLNIWADDWLVKGVQFDLN, encoded by the coding sequence ATGCCAAAATTTAACCGTAGCGCAATCGCGATAATGACAATATTAAGCGCGATCTCCAGCCCAACCCTGTTGGCAAATATCAATGAGCCAAGTGGTGAAGCGGCTAATATTATTAGTCAAGCCGCTGATAGCCACGCAATGAAATATTATAATGCTGCTGATTGGCAAGCTGAAGACAATGCATTACCTAGCTTAGCTGAGCTGCGTGATTTGGTGATTAACCAGCAAAAAAGTGTTTTATTTGATTTCAGTCAGAACAGTGATGCTGATGGTCAAGCAGAGATGCAAGCCCAATTCAGAAAGACTTATGGTGTCGGTTTTGCTAATCAATTTATTTTCATCACTGAACATAAAGGTGAGCTGCTGTTTACACCTTTTGAACATTCAGAAGAGGTTGACCCTAAATTACTCGAAGCGCCGCTTACAACTCGTTCTGGTCTTAAAAGTACGGCACCGACAAATAGCGAAACAAGCACCTTGCCGCATGTGGCGTTCTACATTAGTGTCAACCGTCCAATCAGCGATGAAGAGTGTACCTTTGACAACTCTTGGCTGTGGAAAGATGAAAAAGGCAGTCGACCGTTCTGTAAAGATGCCAATATCTCATTGATTTATAGGGTTAACCTAGAACGTTCGTTGCAATACGGAATTGTTGGTAGTGCAACACCGAATGCAAAAATTGTGCGTATCAGCCTTGACGATGACAGCTCTGGTGCAGGCATCCATCTAAATGATCAACTCAGTTACCGCCGGTTTGGAGCCAGTTATACAACTTTAGATGCCTATTTCCGTGAGTGGTCAACCGATGCGATTGCCCAAGATTATCGTTTCGTGTTTAAGACATCGAACAATAAAGCAGAAATTCTTGAAACCTTTCCTATCGATAACCTTAACGTGAAATATGAGAAGAGAAAGCAGTCAGGTTTTGAACTTGGGGTGACTGGTGGGGCTGAAGTCAGTGAAGATGGTCCGAAAGCTAAACTGGAGGCGAGAGCGAGTATTACTCAGAGTCGCTGGTTAACCTACAACACACAAGATTATCGTGTTGAGCGTAATGCGAAGAATGCGCAAACTGTAAGCTTTACATGGAATCGTCAAGAATACGCGACAGCAGAATCGCTGCTCAATCGTTCGACTGATGCTCTTTGGGTTGATACTTACCCGGTAGACGTGAACCGTATTAGTCCACTGAGTTATGCGAGTTTTGTGCCGAAGATGGATGTGATTTACAAAGCCTCAGATACAGAAACAGGCAGTACGGATTTTATCATCGACTCGTCGGTCAATATCCGCCCAATCTATAACGGTGCTTATAAACACTACTATGTGGTCGGTGCTCATCAGTCCTATCATGGCTTTGAAAATAGCCCACGTCGGAGAATCACGAAGTCGGCAAGCTTTACAGTCGATTGGGATCACCCAGTATTCACTGGTGGTCGTCCGGTTAACTTACAACTTGCCAGCTTTAACAACCGCTGTGTTCAAGTCGATGCCCAAAGTCGCTTGACGGCCAATACGTGCGATGATCAGCAATCAGCGCAATCTTTCATCTATGATCAGCTTGGTCGTTATGTGAGTGCGAGTAACACCGAGCTCTGTCTTGATGGTGCGGCACTAGATGTGTTACAAACCTGTAACCAAAACCTGACTCAGCGTTGGGAATGGCGTAAAAATACAGATGAATTAACCAATGTCTACAGCGGTGAATCCCTTGGACATGACAAACAGACGGGTGAGCTCGGTTTGTATGCAAGCAGCAACGATGCGGTAAGCTTACGTACCATCACCGCGTATACTAATGTGTTTAATGTACAAAAAAGTTCGCCAATTCTGGGTTACACACAAGGAAAAATGAATCAGCAGAGTGTGGGACAAAACTATCGTTTGTACGTTCGAGAGGGGTCTGCGATTGATGCATTGGGAACGGCGTCCGATTTATTGGTTGGTGGCAACGGTGGTAGCTTGACTTCGGTGGATCTATCCGGCGTGAAATCTATCACGGCAACCTCTGGCGATTTCCAATATGGCGGTCAGCAGTTGGTGGCGCTGACATTCACCTACCAAGATGGGCGTCAGCAAATGGTAGGTTCGAAAGCGCATGTCACCAACGCTCATGAAGATCGTTTCGATTTGCCGGATGCCGCTAAGATCACTCAACTAAACATTTGGGCTGACGATTGGTTAGTGAAAGGGGTTCAATTTGATTTGAACTAA